The following nucleotide sequence is from Caldicellulosiruptor saccharolyticus DSM 8903.
AATCTTTAAATTTGGTTTGTATTTTTTATGGATATTTCAAGTATATATGTTATTAATTGCTATTAAAATTATGATGATTGATAGCAAGATGCATTTCTAAAAAAGAATATCTTGTGAATCTTATATATGAAGTTGTATAATATACTTTGACTTGGAGAATAAAGGCGAATTTAAAAAGAGGGTGTTTTTCTGAAATGCTCTTAAAACTCAAAAATTATTTTTTAAGGCTTAGTATAAAGTACAAGATACTCATTCTCTTTTATAGCATAATAGTAATAACCTCCTTGGTGTTGGCTTTATTCTCATATACTATTTCAACAAACCAGCTTAAAGAAGAGGTAGGAAATCTGCTTTTAAGAGATACAAAAAGAATTGCTGCAAGTATTGATTTCCTTCAAAAAGATGTAAATGAGCTTTCATCCTTTTTGTTCTTAGATCAAAGAATTCAAAACTTTATAAACCCACGTCCAGATTTTACCAAATATTCTTTAGAGCCACTGGCAAGCCTTCTTGCTTCCAAGGATTATATAAGCTTTATTATGCTTTATTCTTTTCAAGGTGATAAATATTACTTTTCAAATGACAATAGCACTGGAGTTGCTGATTTTTATGAACTAAAATCTACAGATTTTTTTAAACAAATTATAAAAAACAAAGGTGCACCCATGTGGGTAAGTCTAAATAGCTTACCTTTTAGCCTAATTGCAAAAAACAATTACCCTAAGATTGCCATGGCAAGGCTTCTTTTAGATTTCAATACATACGAGCCTGCAGGAGTGCTTATAATATGTATAAACATACCAACCATTGAAAAAATCTATATGGAAGATTTAAAGGAAAAAGAAGCATGTTTTTTTATAGCTGACAGTAGCAACAGAATTATTTCTTTTGAGAGCACAACACCACAGTTTACAGCTACATTCGCTCAGAAGCTTTTGAATAAAAACATCCTAAGTAGAGAAAATGAAATAATCACTGCCAATTCGTCAAAACTTTTAATTACTTCAAGTTATATTCCAACTTCCAACTGGCGGCTTGTGAGCGTCGTTTCGTTAGAAAATGCCATAAATGCTATTAGAAATTCGTTTGTCCTCTTATATATTAGGGTACTTATACTCTGTCTTATTTTTGCTTTTGTAATATCCATGTATTTTTCTTCTATGCTCACAGCTCCCCTCCAGAAACTTGTAAGTTCTATGAAAAAAGTGCGGCAGGGTAACTTTCGAGAACAAGTAAATATTGACCCGCATGCAAGTGATGAAATTGCAATAGTTGTTTCTGAATACAATAATATGGTCGAAAAAATAAATGAATTGATAAACAAGGTATTAAAGTTGGAAATTCACAAAAAAGAAGCAGAACTAAAAGCACTTGAGGCTCAGATAAATCCTCATTTTCTTTACAATACTTTGGATACTATATTTTGGAAAGCCGAAAAATCTCATGATAGTGAAATAAGCGAGATGATTTATTCTCTTTCAAGACTTTTTAGACTTACCTTAAACAGAGGAAGTGAGTTCATTCAGGTAAAAGGTGAAAAAGAATTAATAGAACATTATCTTTTCTTGCAGAGCAAAAGATACAAAAATAGACTTCAGTACTCAATTGAGATTGATCCTGAAATATTAGACTATTATATCCCTAAATTGATTTTGCAGCCTTTTGTTGAAAATGCAATTGTTCATGGTATGGAAAATTCAACAACCCCAACTTTTATCCAAATAACAGGCAAAAAAGAAGGTGAAAACTTATGCTTTACCATCAAAGACAACGGAATTGGAATGTCGAAAACGCAGCTTGATAGAATCAAAGACCTTTTAGAATCAGGAAAGGAAGCTACTTTTGGATATGCTATCAAAAATGTCAACGAAAGATTAAAACTTTACTATGAAACACACTTCAAATTGAATATACAAAGCCAGCCGGGACAAGGTACAGAAGTAAAATTGATACTTCCTATAGATTATATTTCAGTAGAAAGTTGATTGTAGGAATACTTTGTAAAAAAGGAGATGAAATGGATGACAAAGTTACTTATTGCTGATGATGAGCCAGAGGTAATTGAAGGTATTTCAACTCTTGTTGATTGGGAAAGCAATGGAATTAAGATTGTTGGATGTGCAACAAACGGTGAAGAGGCACTTGAGAAAATTAGAATGCTTTGCCCTGACATTGTTTTGATAGATATCAAAATGCCTAAGTTAGATGGACTGCAAGTAATTGAATACGCCAAAAAAGAAGGGTATATATTTGAAAGTATAATCTTAAGCGGGTATGATGACTTTTACTTTGCCCAAAAAGCACTTGAGCTAAGGAGCCTGAATTATCTGCTAAAGCCTTGCAAACCAAAAGAAGTTTTAGATGCAGTACTAAAGGCTAAAAATGTCCTCGAAAAAGAAAGGGAAAAAGAGGCTCTGATAAACAGGTTCATAGAATATTACAATGAAACTTTGCCAATTTTAAAAGAGAGAATTCTAAATGAGGTTATATTCGGCATCCGCAGCAAGGAAGAGATAGAAAAGCTTTTTGAAAGGTACAATATAAAACTTTCATCTGGAAAATACTGCATTGCTCTTGCCAAATTTGATATTGAAAATGTATCCGATACTTACCCAACTTCTTTTGTAAAACAAGAAGCGTACACTCTTGCATGTGTTAATTTAATTCAGAAAGAATTAGAGGACTTTAGAGCAGAAGTTTTCAGAGGTAGAAATGAGATAGTTATATTAATTAACTCAGACTTTGAATTTGATAGAGAAACGATAGATACTATTCTTACAAAAGTCAAAAGAAATGCCAGCGAAAAGCTTGGAGTGAAACTTTACTTTGGAGTTAGCAGATGGGGAGATAAAATTGAAAAAATCAACTCTTTATATGAACAAGCTTTAAATGCTTTAGAGCTTAAATTCTTTGCAGATGATATTGACATATTACATTTTGATGATATTTGCCTTAGCAAAAATACTACTTATTACCCAATCGATGAAGAAAGATCAATAATAAATAGCCTCTTGCTGTGCCAGAAAGATGTTATTAAAGATAAAGTCGAAAGTTTTATAAACTCATTGTATTCTACCAACACATTTAACAAATGGTTTATAAAGTCGGCTGTTTTGGCATTACTGGGCAGCCTCATCAAAGTCTGCCATGAAAAATGTATTGATTTAAATGATGTAGTAAGCAGCAAGATTTTTGAAAACATTTTAAAAACTGAGAAAAAAGAGCTGATCAAAGCATCGCTACTTAGTTTTTTAAATGCAACAGTAGACAAAATTGAGCAGATCGAAAATAAAAATCTAATCGTTAAAGCAGCTATTAGCTTTATTGAAAAAAACTATAACAAGAACATTACATTAGAAAGTGTTGCAAAAGAGGTATATGTAACACCTGCGTATTTGAGCATTCTATTTAAAAGAGAACTGAAAATTAATTTTGTCGATTACCTACATAAAATCAGAATTCAAAAAGCCCAGGAACTTCTTAAAAACCAAAATTTAAAAACATACCAGGTTGCAAATATGGTTGGCTTTTCTGATGAGAAGTATTTTTCTCAAGTTTTTAAAAAGTATACCGGGCTTACACCAAGTCAGTTCAGGGAAGCAAACATATAAAAAAGCGGGTGGGAGAGTACAGACCCACACCGCGGGGTGTTAGAATACTTTTTTCCAATCATAATTTTTTACTGATACACTTCAAATTCCCAAAGCGAATACCCATATTGAGTTGCTCTTTGCCATGCATACATTTTTACATATCTTGCATTAACAGGTGTAAATGTTATGTCATTTGTACCACCTGTTCCGTTGTAGTTTGAATAAACAGTGGTCCAATTTACATTATCGGTGGAAACTTGTATTTGAAATTGCTTTGCATAAGCTGCCTCCCAAACAAGTTTCACTCTTGAAATTGTTTGAACTGAACCAAGGTCAACGTAGATCCACTGTGGATCCGACCATGCTGAAGACCATCTTGTATTTAGATTTCCATCAAAAGCATAGTTCGGTGGGTAATTCGAATTTTCTGTTGAAGAAGCATAAGCTGGTTTGTTTAATGCAAGATTACTCGACACTGAAACAGGAGTCCCACCATTTAACGTAGTTAAGAATACAACACCTCTTGATGGCAAATCCACTAGAATCCCATTTGATAAGTTATTGACTCTATCCATCTTAGGAAGAGGAAAACCATCATTATCTTTTGGCTGATCACTAGCAAAGAAATTATATTGCTTAAATATTGCTGTATTTGTAACACCTGGCGCTGTTATCAGAATAGATTTTGCAGAATCATTGTTATTCACAACCACAATTGATACATCCCAATTAGTACCATTTTGTTTCTTTACAGCTGCTACTCTTACCCCTGGAATACTTGGCCCACTGACCTCTACAACTTGTGAACCTTGAACAAAAAATTTTGAGAAAAGTGACACTGGATAGAACCAAGGTCTCAAATTTTGATCACTTATAGGATATGTTTTTGTTCCTACTGTTTTACCACCTAACGAATTCCACATACCCCATTTTTTAAGTGTGCCATCTGAACTTGCTAAATGCATTGCATCATCTAAACACCATGGAATTACACCTGAGCCCCCTGCTCTTATAACCTGTGCTATTCCATCTGACATAACAACAGCATATTCAAAAGTAGTTACTCTTGGCTGACAATCATATATAGGATCTTTTCCTTCCTTCATTCCTAATTCGCCCAACCATAGATGTTTATTTGACTGAGTTGATGAATTTATTAAGTTTCTCTTTGCACCAACTGTAGCTTCTATTTCACCATTATAAACTTGACTATCATAGTCCTTATAAATATGGAATTCGTAAGCCCCCATTTGACTACCCAAGTTATTTAGTGCTCTATCTACCCAATCATCCTGATAAGCTGTATCAGGTCCAACAAGTTGTACCCAATTCGTATACCCTCTGCTACTGAGCATATTGTGAAGTGCTATAATTCCGTCTTTCCAATTATTCCATCGCGTTTCTAAATCAGGTGGGTTTTCACCATACATCCACTCACCATTAGGTTCATTAAGAAAATTGTAGTATCTAATGCATGTATACCCTTTTGAATTTCTAAGATAATTGAGCAAATCGCAAATGGCTGTCAAAAATCTTGAATCAGTAAAAGAAGATGCCCAAGACGGTTTCCACCAGTTACCAAGCATGACTGTCACGCCGCGACTCTGACAATAATCTAATATCTTGTACAACCTTTGCATTACAACAGAGTTCCAATTATAAGTCGAACCATTGAAATAGTCCTCAACATTTATCATTACTCGAGCAAATTTTGCATTCATAAAATCAACTCTTTGTATCACTTTGTCCCACATAGTGCTATCAATCTCTGGTAAGCTTCCATCTTGAGGATCCCATTGAATACCAACACCTAAAAAGTCACCCCAATATACCTTGTTAAAATTAATCACAGCTGTTCCATCAGCAGCTTTTACCTTTGAAAAATCAATTGCAAAAAATGTCCCAACAAAAACAAGTGTCAAAATTAATATCCCCCCACTAAGTGACTTAAAGAATTTCATCCATCTTTTCATGATTTTCCCTCCATAAATTGTTCAATATTTATTCCTATTTACACGTTAGCATATCTTCATCTATTTTAAAATCTCCTCTCTCAATATACCTTTGATTTTCTCAAAATATCTCACGATTTCTTTAAATTTCGTTATCGAAACAAACAATTTTGTTCTTGATATTGTTATTATTGCTTTATTCTACCATGCCCAACTTAGAATTGGCCTCCATCTTGTATTTATCTTGTTATTCTACCATATTACGGCGGGTATTTATCCACAATAACCATGGCGTTTACCCTCTCATGTCTCTCAGGGTCTTTTCTCACTTGCCCTCAATTCCCTCGTCCCATCTACCATGGCGTGGACGTCAGTTATGCTCGTATGCAGGGTCTTC
It contains:
- a CDS encoding sensor histidine kinase — its product is MLLKLKNYFLRLSIKYKILILFYSIIVITSLVLALFSYTISTNQLKEEVGNLLLRDTKRIAASIDFLQKDVNELSSFLFLDQRIQNFINPRPDFTKYSLEPLASLLASKDYISFIMLYSFQGDKYYFSNDNSTGVADFYELKSTDFFKQIIKNKGAPMWVSLNSLPFSLIAKNNYPKIAMARLLLDFNTYEPAGVLIICINIPTIEKIYMEDLKEKEACFFIADSSNRIISFESTTPQFTATFAQKLLNKNILSRENEIITANSSKLLITSSYIPTSNWRLVSVVSLENAINAIRNSFVLLYIRVLILCLIFAFVISMYFSSMLTAPLQKLVSSMKKVRQGNFREQVNIDPHASDEIAIVVSEYNNMVEKINELINKVLKLEIHKKEAELKALEAQINPHFLYNTLDTIFWKAEKSHDSEISEMIYSLSRLFRLTLNRGSEFIQVKGEKELIEHYLFLQSKRYKNRLQYSIEIDPEILDYYIPKLILQPFVENAIVHGMENSTTPTFIQITGKKEGENLCFTIKDNGIGMSKTQLDRIKDLLESGKEATFGYAIKNVNERLKLYYETHFKLNIQSQPGQGTEVKLILPIDYISVES
- a CDS encoding response regulator → MTKLLIADDEPEVIEGISTLVDWESNGIKIVGCATNGEEALEKIRMLCPDIVLIDIKMPKLDGLQVIEYAKKEGYIFESIILSGYDDFYFAQKALELRSLNYLLKPCKPKEVLDAVLKAKNVLEKEREKEALINRFIEYYNETLPILKERILNEVIFGIRSKEEIEKLFERYNIKLSSGKYCIALAKFDIENVSDTYPTSFVKQEAYTLACVNLIQKELEDFRAEVFRGRNEIVILINSDFEFDRETIDTILTKVKRNASEKLGVKLYFGVSRWGDKIEKINSLYEQALNALELKFFADDIDILHFDDICLSKNTTYYPIDEERSIINSLLLCQKDVIKDKVESFINSLYSTNTFNKWFIKSAVLALLGSLIKVCHEKCIDLNDVVSSKIFENILKTEKKELIKASLLSFLNATVDKIEQIENKNLIVKAAISFIEKNYNKNITLESVAKEVYVTPAYLSILFKRELKINFVDYLHKIRIQKAQELLKNQNLKTYQVANMVGFSDEKYFSQVFKKYTGLTPSQFREANI
- a CDS encoding discoidin domain-containing protein, producing the protein MTLVFVGTFFAIDFSKVKAADGTAVINFNKVYWGDFLGVGIQWDPQDGSLPEIDSTMWDKVIQRVDFMNAKFARVMINVEDYFNGSTYNWNSVVMQRLYKILDYCQSRGVTVMLGNWWKPSWASSFTDSRFLTAICDLLNYLRNSKGYTCIRYYNFLNEPNGEWMYGENPPDLETRWNNWKDGIIALHNMLSSRGYTNWVQLVGPDTAYQDDWVDRALNNLGSQMGAYEFHIYKDYDSQVYNGEIEATVGAKRNLINSSTQSNKHLWLGELGMKEGKDPIYDCQPRVTTFEYAVVMSDGIAQVIRAGGSGVIPWCLDDAMHLASSDGTLKKWGMWNSLGGKTVGTKTYPISDQNLRPWFYPVSLFSKFFVQGSQVVEVSGPSIPGVRVAAVKKQNGTNWDVSIVVVNNNDSAKSILITAPGVTNTAIFKQYNFFASDQPKDNDGFPLPKMDRVNNLSNGILVDLPSRGVVFLTTLNGGTPVSVSSNLALNKPAYASSTENSNYPPNYAFDGNLNTRWSSAWSDPQWIYVDLGSVQTISRVKLVWEAAYAKQFQIQVSTDNVNWTTVYSNYNGTGGTNDITFTPVNARYVKMYAWQRATQYGYSLWEFEVYQ